The following are encoded in a window of Ferribacterium limneticum genomic DNA:
- a CDS encoding DsbC family protein, whose protein sequence is MLKKLLPMVLAMTFCLSAAADEADIRKQMEAKLGAKVESVTKSGYLGLYEVYADGNIFYTDEKMSAIVVSGQLIDAKTMKNVTDERMKKLTAIRFGDLPLDRAIKQVRGDGKRVLATFEDPNCGYCKRLAKELQKLDNVTIYTFLLPILSEDSVRKSKQIWCSGDRAKAWNDWMIDGKAPAGREDCDTTAVTKNQEFGRKLNITGTPTMFFADGERIPGAIPLARIEQKLGQAK, encoded by the coding sequence ATGTTGAAGAAATTGTTGCCGATGGTCTTGGCGATGACGTTTTGTCTGAGTGCCGCGGCTGACGAAGCCGATATCCGCAAGCAAATGGAGGCTAAGCTCGGCGCCAAGGTGGAAAGCGTCACGAAATCCGGCTACCTTGGGCTTTACGAAGTCTACGCTGATGGCAATATTTTCTATACCGACGAAAAAATGTCGGCCATCGTGGTCAGCGGTCAGTTGATTGACGCAAAAACGATGAAAAATGTGACCGACGAGCGCATGAAAAAGCTCACGGCAATCAGGTTTGGCGATTTGCCGCTTGATCGGGCCATCAAGCAGGTGCGTGGCGACGGCAAGCGCGTGCTGGCCACCTTCGAGGATCCCAATTGCGGCTATTGCAAGCGTCTGGCCAAGGAGTTGCAGAAGCTGGACAACGTCACCATCTATACCTTCCTGTTGCCTATTCTTTCTGAAGATTCTGTGCGCAAGTCGAAGCAGATCTGGTGTTCCGGCGACCGCGCCAAGGCATGGAACGACTGGATGATCGATGGCAAGGCACCGGCTGGTCGCGAGGATTGCGATACCACTGCTGTCACCAAAAATCAGGAATTTGGCCGCAAGCTCAATATCACCGGCACGCCGACCATGTTCTTTGCTGATGGCGAGCGGATTCCCGGCGCAATACCGCTGGCCCGCATCGAGCAGAAGCTCGGTCAGGCCAAGTAG
- a CDS encoding UbiH/UbiF family hydroxylase codes for MQQFDLIIVGGGLAGASLALALRDTRLRIALVENIPPHLPDGWDSRIYAISPANASFLESIGAWRHLDASRMAPIRAMQIHGDGAGRLDFSAFETGVSELGWILESSQMACEFWESAKRQGNLTLFCPARPDGLEFRQDAAVLRLSDGTTLSARLLVGADGRDSWVRRTAGLAEVNTPYGEKGLVANFATEKPHNNTAFQWFRNDGVLAYLPLPGNRISIVWSTPDGHADELCSLPSELLCERVAEAGSRVLGKLELLTAPAAFPLRLMRVPQTVAPRLALVGDAAHGIHPLSGHGINLGFQDAMTLAGQLTATQPWHDIGQERFLQRYQRARREETVLMQTTTDSLRRLFKESSPGLRPLRNLGLDLANGLPLIKNALVRYALGAL; via the coding sequence ATGCAGCAGTTTGATCTGATCATCGTTGGTGGAGGGCTGGCCGGCGCCAGCCTGGCCTTGGCCTTGCGCGACACCCGCTTGCGTATCGCCCTCGTCGAAAATATCCCACCACATCTGCCCGATGGCTGGGACTCGCGTATTTACGCAATCAGTCCGGCCAATGCCTCATTTCTTGAATCAATAGGGGCATGGCGCCACCTTGACGCCTCAAGAATGGCGCCGATCCGCGCCATGCAAATCCATGGCGATGGCGCTGGCCGACTGGACTTTTCCGCGTTTGAGACCGGCGTTTCCGAATTGGGCTGGATTCTCGAATCGTCGCAGATGGCTTGCGAGTTCTGGGAGAGCGCCAAGCGCCAAGGCAATCTGACGCTCTTTTGTCCGGCTCGGCCGGATGGCCTGGAGTTTCGCCAGGATGCAGCCGTCCTTCGCCTGAGCGATGGCACGACCTTGTCGGCACGTCTCCTGGTCGGTGCCGATGGCCGCGATTCGTGGGTGCGGCGGACTGCTGGTCTGGCTGAGGTCAACACGCCGTATGGAGAAAAAGGCCTGGTCGCCAATTTCGCCACGGAAAAACCGCACAACAACACGGCATTCCAGTGGTTTCGCAACGATGGCGTGCTGGCCTATCTTCCCTTGCCGGGTAATCGCATTTCCATCGTGTGGTCCACGCCTGATGGCCATGCCGATGAACTCTGTTCGCTTCCTTCCGAACTGCTTTGCGAACGGGTGGCCGAGGCCGGGAGTCGGGTACTGGGCAAACTGGAGTTGCTCACGGCGCCGGCGGCTTTTCCCTTGCGCTTGATGCGCGTACCGCAAACAGTCGCGCCACGACTGGCGCTGGTTGGTGATGCGGCGCATGGAATTCATCCCTTGTCCGGTCATGGTATCAACCTTGGCTTTCAGGATGCCATGACGCTTGCCGGTCAACTAACGGCAACACAGCCGTGGCACGATATAGGTCAGGAGCGTTTCCTGCAGCGTTATCAACGCGCCAGGCGCGAGGAAACTGTGTTGATGCAGACAACGACAGACAGTCTGCGTCGCTTGTTCAAAGAGTCATCACCAGGCTTGCGCCCGTTGCGCAACCTTGGTCTGGATCTGGCCAACGGCCTGCCGTTAATAAAAAATGCCCTGGTGCGGTATGCTCTCGGCGCCCTTTAG
- a CDS encoding HU family DNA-binding protein has product MNKSELVEVAAKEAGITKAAADKALSAIIGAVVKTVTAGESVTLVGFGTFKSAKRAARTGKNPKTGATLKIPATTVPKFTAGTAFKASVAAKKTAAKKK; this is encoded by the coding sequence ATGAATAAATCCGAGCTGGTCGAAGTTGCTGCAAAAGAAGCTGGTATAACCAAGGCTGCTGCTGACAAGGCGCTGTCGGCCATCATCGGCGCGGTAGTCAAGACCGTGACCGCAGGGGAGTCTGTTACACTCGTTGGTTTCGGTACTTTCAAGTCCGCAAAGCGCGCAGCGCGCACCGGCAAGAATCCCAAAACCGGCGCTACGCTGAAAATTCCCGCTACTACGGTTCCGAAATTTACTGCTGGTACGGCTTTCAAGGCATCGGTCGCCGCAAAGAAGACCGCCGCCAAAAAGAAGTAA
- a CDS encoding NapC/NirT family cytochrome c: MSLDKFTPAWVKRIGLVTVFALFAAGVVFWGGFNWALEATNKESFCISCHEMEENVFREYQNTVHYTNRTGVRATCPDCHVPKEWGPKMIRKIQASNEVLHKILGTIDTPEKFNAKRAQLAQNEWRRMKANDSQECRNCHRYDYMDYTEQGNRAARQHPQAFTEGKTCIDCHKGIAHQLPAIDQHIGKQNDGAVAISHGEKPAEPAKEEEKPAAK; this comes from the coding sequence ATGAGTCTCGATAAATTCACGCCCGCATGGGTCAAGCGCATCGGGCTGGTCACCGTATTTGCCCTGTTTGCTGCCGGTGTCGTTTTCTGGGGAGGCTTCAACTGGGCTCTCGAGGCGACCAACAAGGAATCGTTCTGTATCTCCTGTCACGAGATGGAAGAAAACGTCTTCCGCGAATATCAGAACACGGTGCACTATACGAACCGCACCGGGGTGCGCGCCACCTGTCCGGACTGCCACGTACCCAAGGAATGGGGGCCGAAGATGATCCGCAAGATCCAGGCCTCCAACGAAGTGCTGCACAAGATTCTGGGTACCATCGATACGCCTGAGAAATTCAATGCCAAACGTGCGCAGTTGGCTCAGAACGAGTGGCGGCGCATGAAGGCGAATGACTCGCAGGAGTGCCGCAACTGCCACCGCTACGACTACATGGATTACACCGAACAGGGTAACCGGGCAGCCCGTCAGCATCCTCAGGCCTTCACGGAGGGCAAGACCTGTATCGACTGCCACAAGGGCATCGCTCACCAGTTGCCGGCAATCGACCAGCACATCGGCAAGCAAAACGACGGTGCAGTGGCCATCTCGCACGGCGAAAAACCGGCCGAGCCAGCCAAGGAAGAAGAGAAGCCAGCGGCCAAATAA
- a CDS encoding nitrate reductase cytochrome c-type subunit: MRLITALALAVGMLLGGVGGVSAQELRVNEIGIESIEGNPKVDMFRPEKDQAAIPRNFQKQPPLIPHSIKGYNITQNFNKCMDCHSKERAEETGATKVAKSHYLDREDKKGSNISPRRYFCMQCHVPQFDAKPLVANTYKPAAKKGE, from the coding sequence ATGAGATTGATCACTGCACTGGCCCTGGCCGTCGGCATGCTCCTGGGGGGAGTTGGCGGCGTCAGCGCGCAGGAATTGCGAGTGAATGAGATCGGCATCGAGTCGATCGAGGGGAACCCCAAGGTCGATATGTTCCGACCGGAGAAGGACCAAGCAGCCATTCCGCGCAACTTCCAGAAACAGCCGCCGCTGATCCCGCACAGCATCAAGGGCTACAACATCACCCAGAACTTCAACAAGTGCATGGACTGCCACTCGAAGGAACGGGCCGAGGAAACAGGGGCAACGAAGGTTGCCAAGTCGCACTATCTCGACCGCGAAGACAAGAAGGGATCGAATATCTCTCCGCGCCGCTATTTCTGCATGCAGTGCCACGTGCCGCAGTTCGACGCCAAGCCGCTCGTCGCCAATACCTATAAGCCGGCTGCCAAGAAGGGGGAATGA
- the napA gene encoding nitrate reductase catalytic subunit NapA has protein sequence MKLNRRDFIKANAAAAAMSAAGLAAPGTAVAQGKDEIRWDKAACRFCGTGCGVLVGTQEGRVVATQGDPDAPVNRGLNCIKGYFLSKIMYGADRLKTPLLRMKDGKYDKNGDFAPVSWKQAFDIMEEKAKATLKAKGPNGLAMFGSGQWTVWEGYAAAKLMKAGFRTNNLDPNARHCMASAVAGFMRTFGIDEPMGCYDDIEHADAFVLWGSNMAEMHPILWTRITDRKLSNKGVKVAVLSTFEHRSYELADIPMIFTPQTDLAILNYIANYIIQTGKVNQAFVDKNINFKKSATDIGYGLRPTHALEKDATSNGYPGADGKPKGDTGKSDPITFDEFKKFVSEYTVEKVSKLSGVAEKDLKALAELYADPKVKIISFWTMGFNQHTRGTWANNLVYNIHLLTGKISEPGNSPFSLTGQPSACGTAREVGTFSHRLPADMVVTNPEHRKHTEELWGLPDGTIPDKVGYHAVAMARALKDGKVNFYWQQCNNNMQAGPNINEELYPGWRKPENFIVVSDPYPTVSAMAADLILPTAMWVEKEGAYGNAERRTQFWRQQVKAPGEARSDLWQVMEFAKRFKVEEVWPAELVAKAPKWKGKTLFDVLYANGVVNKYKTSETAAGFDNDESKHFGFYVQKGLFEEYASFGRGHGHDLAPFDTYHQARGLRWPVVGGKETLWRFREGYDPYVKKGEGVKFYGHKDGKAVIFALPYQPPAESPDKEFDMWLSTGRVLEHWHTGTMTRRVPELYKAFPDAVVFMHPDDAKARGLQRGMEVKVASRRGEIQLRVETRGRNKPPRGLIFIPFFDAGRLVNKLTLDATCPISKETDYKKCAVKVTRA, from the coding sequence GTGAAGCTCAATCGACGCGATTTCATCAAGGCCAACGCAGCAGCGGCGGCCATGTCGGCAGCAGGATTGGCTGCGCCCGGTACGGCCGTGGCGCAGGGCAAGGACGAGATTCGCTGGGACAAGGCGGCCTGCCGTTTCTGCGGAACGGGTTGCGGGGTACTGGTCGGGACGCAGGAGGGCCGCGTGGTGGCCACCCAGGGCGATCCGGACGCACCGGTCAATCGTGGCCTGAACTGCATCAAGGGCTATTTTCTGTCCAAGATCATGTACGGTGCGGATCGTCTGAAGACGCCGCTGCTGCGCATGAAGGACGGCAAGTACGACAAGAACGGCGATTTCGCGCCTGTTTCCTGGAAACAGGCTTTCGACATCATGGAAGAGAAGGCCAAGGCGACGCTCAAGGCCAAGGGGCCGAACGGCCTAGCCATGTTCGGCTCGGGCCAGTGGACGGTGTGGGAGGGCTACGCCGCTGCCAAGCTCATGAAGGCCGGCTTCCGCACCAACAACCTCGATCCCAACGCCCGCCACTGCATGGCTTCGGCTGTTGCCGGCTTCATGCGTACCTTCGGTATCGACGAGCCGATGGGCTGCTACGACGACATCGAGCATGCCGACGCCTTCGTGCTGTGGGGCTCGAATATGGCCGAGATGCACCCGATCCTGTGGACGCGCATCACCGACCGCAAGCTGTCGAACAAGGGCGTCAAGGTGGCCGTGCTGTCGACCTTCGAGCACCGCTCTTACGAGCTGGCCGACATCCCGATGATCTTCACGCCGCAGACGGATTTGGCGATCCTCAACTACATCGCCAATTACATCATCCAGACCGGCAAGGTGAATCAGGCCTTCGTCGACAAGAACATCAATTTCAAGAAGAGCGCTACCGACATCGGCTACGGCCTGCGTCCGACCCACGCGCTGGAAAAGGACGCGACCAGCAACGGTTATCCCGGCGCTGATGGCAAGCCGAAGGGCGATACCGGCAAGTCCGATCCGATTACTTTCGATGAATTCAAGAAGTTCGTTTCGGAATACACCGTCGAAAAGGTTTCCAAGCTGTCCGGCGTGGCCGAGAAGGATCTCAAGGCACTGGCTGAGCTGTATGCCGACCCGAAGGTCAAGATCATTTCCTTCTGGACCATGGGCTTCAACCAGCACACCCGCGGTACTTGGGCCAATAACCTCGTCTATAACATCCACCTGCTGACCGGCAAGATTTCCGAGCCGGGCAACAGCCCGTTCTCGCTGACTGGCCAGCCTTCAGCTTGTGGCACGGCGCGTGAAGTCGGTACTTTCTCGCACCGCCTGCCGGCCGATATGGTCGTCACCAACCCGGAGCACCGCAAGCACACCGAAGAGTTGTGGGGCCTGCCGGACGGCACGATCCCCGACAAGGTCGGTTACCACGCCGTGGCCATGGCCCGCGCCCTGAAAGACGGCAAGGTCAATTTCTACTGGCAGCAGTGCAACAACAACATGCAGGCCGGTCCGAACATCAATGAAGAGCTCTACCCGGGCTGGCGCAAGCCGGAGAACTTCATCGTCGTCTCCGATCCGTACCCGACGGTGTCGGCGATGGCTGCCGACCTCATCCTGCCGACCGCCATGTGGGTCGAGAAGGAAGGTGCTTACGGCAATGCCGAGCGGCGCACCCAGTTCTGGCGCCAGCAGGTCAAGGCGCCGGGCGAGGCGCGCTCCGATTTGTGGCAGGTCATGGAATTCGCTAAGCGCTTCAAGGTCGAGGAGGTCTGGCCGGCCGAACTGGTTGCCAAGGCTCCGAAGTGGAAAGGCAAGACGCTGTTTGATGTGCTCTACGCCAACGGCGTGGTCAACAAGTACAAGACCAGCGAAACCGCTGCCGGCTTCGATAACGACGAGTCGAAGCACTTCGGCTTCTACGTCCAGAAGGGGCTGTTCGAGGAATATGCCTCTTTTGGCCGCGGCCATGGCCACGATCTCGCGCCGTTCGATACCTACCACCAGGCGCGCGGCTTGCGCTGGCCGGTAGTCGGCGGCAAGGAAACCCTGTGGCGCTTCCGCGAAGGTTATGACCCGTACGTCAAGAAGGGTGAGGGCGTGAAGTTCTACGGCCATAAGGACGGCAAGGCAGTCATTTTTGCGCTGCCCTACCAGCCGCCCGCCGAGTCGCCGGACAAGGAATTCGACATGTGGCTGTCCACCGGTCGTGTCCTTGAGCATTGGCATACCGGCACGATGACCCGCCGCGTTCCTGAGCTGTACAAGGCCTTCCCGGATGCGGTTGTCTTCATGCACCCGGATGACGCCAAGGCGCGTGGCTTGCAGCGCGGCATGGAAGTGAAGGTGGCTTCGCGGCGCGGTGAAATCCAGTTGCGCGTCGAGACGCGTGGCCGTAACAAGCCGCCGCGTGGCCTGATCTTCATCCCGTTCTTCGATGCCGGTCGTCTGGTCAATAAATTGACGCTGGACGCAACCTGCCCGATTTCGAAGGAAACGGACTACAAGAAGTGCGCCGTCAAGGTTACTCGGGCCTGA
- a CDS encoding chaperone NapD has protein sequence MNISSAILYIAPERLYEACEALLLMPGVEIHARSPEGKVVVTLEDDDTNSAADKYVALHGVPGVASVAMVYQYSDDESVDTEEVEA, from the coding sequence ATGAATATTTCCAGCGCCATTTTGTACATCGCTCCGGAGCGCCTGTACGAGGCGTGCGAAGCACTTCTCCTGATGCCCGGGGTGGAAATTCATGCCCGGAGTCCGGAGGGTAAGGTGGTCGTTACTCTGGAGGATGACGACACGAACTCGGCTGCGGATAAATATGTAGCCCTGCATGGAGTGCCCGGCGTCGCATCGGTGGCCATGGTTTATCAATATAGCGACGACGAATCAGTAGATACCGAGGAGGTAGAGGCGTGA
- the ahpC gene encoding alkyl hydroperoxide reductase subunit C has protein sequence MSLINTQVQPFKAQAFHNGKFIEVTEASLKGKWSVVIFMPAAFTFNCPTEIEDAANNYAAFQKAGTEVYIVTTDTHFSHKVWHETSPAVSKAQFPLIGDPTHQLTRAFDVHIDSEGLALRGTFVINPDGVIKTVEIHSNEIARDISETLRKLQAAQYTAAHPNEVCPAKWHEGDATLAPSLDLVGKI, from the coding sequence ATGTCGCTCATCAACACCCAGGTTCAACCGTTCAAGGCCCAGGCTTTCCACAACGGCAAGTTCATCGAAGTCACCGAAGCCAGCCTCAAGGGCAAGTGGTCTGTCGTGATCTTCATGCCGGCCGCCTTCACCTTTAACTGCCCGACCGAAATCGAAGATGCCGCCAACAACTACGCCGCATTCCAGAAGGCCGGCACCGAGGTGTACATCGTCACCACCGACACCCACTTCTCGCACAAGGTCTGGCACGAAACCTCGCCGGCCGTCAGCAAGGCCCAGTTTCCGTTGATCGGCGACCCGACCCACCAACTGACGCGCGCTTTCGACGTGCATATCGACTCCGAAGGCCTGGCCCTGCGCGGCACCTTCGTCATCAACCCGGATGGCGTGATCAAGACCGTTGAAATCCACTCCAACGAAATCGCCCGCGACATTTCCGAGACCCTGCGCAAGCTGCAGGCCGCTCAGTACACCGCCGCCCACCCGAACGAAGTTTGCCCGGCCAAGTGGCACGAAGGCGATGCCACCCTGGCACCGTCGCTGGACCTGGTTGGCAAGATTTAA
- the ahpF gene encoding alkyl hydroperoxide reductase subunit F, whose protein sequence is MLDSNIKAQLKAYLEKLQRPIELVASLDDSAKAQEMRSLLTDIAELSPKVSLRENGTAALRPSFAIGLPGETPRITFAGIPMGHEFTSLVLALLQTGGHPPKVDAAVIEQIKALPGTFNFETFISLSCHNCPDVVQALNLMAVLNPNVTSTMIDGGMFQGEVERRKIMAVPTVFQGDSEFGAGRMSIEEIIAKLDTGSAARDAEKINAKEAYDVLVVGGGPAGAAAAIYAARKGIRTGLLAERFGGQVMDTLAIENFISIKATDGPKLAMGLEEHVKDYDVDVMNLQRATQLIPGDLIEIKLDNGASVKSKSVILSTGARWREMNVPGEQEYRGKGVAYCPHCDGPLFKGKRVAVIGGGNSGVEAAIDLAGIVGHVTLLEFDGQLRADAVLQKKLFSLPNVTVIVKALSTEVTGNGEKVNGLVYKDRNTDEVKRIDLEGIFVQIGLLPNTDWLKGTVGLSNRGEIEIDAKGQTNVPGVFAAGDCTTVPYKQIIIAMGAGATASLSAFDHLIRTSAPA, encoded by the coding sequence ATGCTCGATAGCAACATCAAGGCTCAACTCAAGGCCTATCTCGAAAAACTGCAACGCCCGATCGAACTCGTCGCCTCGCTTGACGACAGCGCCAAGGCCCAGGAAATGCGCAGTCTGCTGACCGACATCGCCGAACTCTCGCCCAAGGTCAGCCTGCGCGAAAACGGCACTGCCGCCTTGCGCCCGTCCTTCGCCATCGGCCTGCCCGGCGAAACGCCGCGCATCACCTTTGCCGGCATCCCGATGGGCCACGAATTCACCTCGCTCGTCCTCGCCCTGCTGCAGACTGGCGGCCATCCGCCCAAGGTCGATGCCGCCGTGATCGAGCAGATCAAGGCCCTGCCCGGCACCTTCAATTTCGAGACTTTCATCTCGCTGTCCTGCCACAACTGCCCGGATGTCGTGCAGGCGCTGAACCTGATGGCCGTCCTCAACCCCAACGTGACCAGCACGATGATCGACGGCGGCATGTTCCAGGGCGAAGTCGAGCGCCGCAAGATCATGGCCGTGCCGACCGTTTTCCAGGGTGACTCCGAATTCGGCGCCGGCCGGATGAGCATCGAGGAAATCATCGCCAAGCTCGACACCGGGTCCGCCGCCCGTGATGCCGAAAAGATCAACGCCAAGGAAGCCTACGACGTACTCGTCGTCGGTGGCGGCCCGGCCGGCGCTGCAGCCGCCATCTACGCCGCCCGCAAGGGCATCCGTACCGGCCTGCTGGCCGAACGTTTCGGCGGCCAGGTCATGGATACACTGGCCATCGAGAACTTCATTTCAATCAAGGCCACCGACGGCCCGAAATTGGCCATGGGACTCGAAGAACACGTCAAGGACTACGACGTCGACGTGATGAACCTGCAACGCGCCACGCAACTGATCCCCGGCGACCTCATCGAGATCAAGCTCGACAACGGCGCCTCGGTGAAAAGCAAATCCGTCATCCTCTCCACCGGCGCCCGCTGGCGTGAAATGAACGTCCCCGGCGAGCAGGAATACCGTGGCAAGGGCGTCGCCTACTGCCCGCACTGCGACGGCCCCCTGTTCAAGGGCAAGCGCGTCGCGGTGATCGGCGGCGGCAACTCCGGCGTCGAAGCGGCGATCGACCTCGCCGGCATCGTCGGCCATGTCACGCTGCTCGAATTCGACGGCCAATTGCGCGCCGACGCCGTGTTGCAGAAAAAGCTGTTCAGCCTGCCCAACGTCACGGTCATCGTCAAAGCTCTATCGACTGAAGTCACCGGCAACGGCGAGAAGGTGAACGGGCTGGTTTACAAGGACCGCAACACCGACGAAGTGAAGCGCATCGACCTCGAAGGCATTTTCGTGCAGATCGGCCTGCTGCCGAACACGGACTGGCTAAAAGGTACTGTTGGCCTGTCCAATCGTGGCGAAATCGAAATCGACGCAAAGGGCCAGACCAACGTACCCGGCGTCTTCGCCGCCGGCGACTGCACGACAGTGCCCTACAAGCAGATCATCATCGCCATGGGCGCCGGCGCCACCGCCTCGCTCAGCGCATTTGATCACCTGATCCGCACTTCGGCGCCAGCCTGA
- the miaB gene encoding tRNA (N6-isopentenyl adenosine(37)-C2)-methylthiotransferase MiaB encodes MPKKLFIRTFGCQMNEYDSDKMADVLNASEPIVRTDNVEEADIILFNTCSVREKAQEKVFHDLGRVRHLKKLNPNLVIGVGGCVASQEGDAIVARAPYVDIVFGPQTLHRLPQLMAERKAKGKAAVDISFPEIEKFDSMPPAEVKGASAFVSIMEGCSKFCTFCIVPYTRGGEVSRPFDDVLTEVAGLAANGVGEVTLLGQNVNAYRGDMAETDEKADLAMLIEYIAEVPGIERIRYTTSHPREMTQRLFDTYATVPKLVSHLHLPVQAGSDRVLAAMKRGYTTLEYKSIIRKLRAARPDISLSSDFIVGFPGETDEDFEKTMKLIDEVGFDSSFSFVYSPRPGTPALELDDSTPAEVKSARLLRLQKRIDEQAQAISQTMVGSIQRVLVEGTSKKDVHELAGRTDNNRIVNFAGNPRLINTFVDVRITSSLSHTLRGEIVIRED; translated from the coding sequence ATGCCCAAGAAATTATTCATCCGTACCTTCGGGTGCCAGATGAATGAGTACGATTCGGACAAGATGGCCGATGTGCTCAACGCCTCCGAGCCGATTGTCAGGACCGACAACGTTGAGGAAGCCGACATCATCCTGTTCAACACCTGCTCGGTGCGCGAGAAGGCGCAGGAGAAGGTTTTCCACGACCTCGGCCGGGTCCGTCACCTGAAGAAGCTGAATCCGAATCTGGTGATCGGTGTCGGCGGTTGCGTGGCGAGCCAGGAGGGCGACGCGATTGTCGCCCGGGCGCCGTACGTCGATATCGTTTTCGGGCCGCAGACCTTGCACCGTTTGCCGCAGTTGATGGCTGAGCGCAAGGCGAAGGGCAAGGCGGCGGTCGATATATCCTTCCCCGAAATCGAGAAATTCGATTCGATGCCGCCGGCCGAAGTGAAGGGCGCCTCGGCGTTCGTCTCGATCATGGAAGGCTGCTCGAAGTTCTGCACTTTCTGCATCGTGCCCTACACGCGTGGCGGCGAGGTGTCGCGGCCGTTCGACGACGTGCTGACCGAAGTCGCCGGTCTGGCGGCAAATGGCGTCGGCGAAGTGACGCTGCTCGGCCAGAACGTCAACGCCTATCGCGGCGACATGGCCGAGACGGACGAGAAGGCCGATCTGGCGATGTTGATCGAGTACATCGCCGAAGTGCCGGGCATCGAGCGCATTCGTTACACGACCTCGCATCCGCGCGAAATGACGCAGCGCTTGTTCGATACCTACGCCACCGTGCCGAAGCTCGTATCGCACCTGCACCTGCCCGTGCAGGCCGGCTCCGACCGCGTGCTGGCGGCGATGAAGCGCGGCTACACGACGCTCGAATACAAGTCGATCATCCGCAAGCTGCGCGCGGCGCGGCCGGACATTTCGCTGTCGTCGGACTTCATTGTCGGTTTCCCCGGCGAGACGGACGAGGACTTCGAGAAGACGATGAAGCTGATCGACGAAGTCGGTTTCGACAGCTCGTTCTCGTTTGTTTACAGCCCGCGCCCGGGCACCCCGGCGCTGGAGCTCGACGATTCAACGCCGGCCGAGGTCAAGTCGGCCCGGCTGCTCCGTTTGCAGAAGCGCATCGACGAACAGGCGCAAGCAATCAGCCAGACCATGGTCGGCAGCATCCAGCGTGTACTGGTCGAAGGCACCTCGAAGAAGGATGTGCATGAACTGGCCGGTCGCACCGACAACAACAGGATCGTCAATTTCGCCGGCAACCCACGGCTGATCAACACCTTCGTCGATGTCCGCATTACTTCGTCGCTGTCGCACACGCTGAGAGGCGAAATTGTCATCCGCGAAGACTGA
- a CDS encoding PhoH family protein — MLANLCGPLDENIRQIETAFDVVIRRRNERFSVFGEKSRLTVEALQHFYGMAREALTVDEIQLGLIELLNAPVRRISRKAEGPVDGPQLITRKTELHGRTPRQVEYLKNIQEHDITFGIGPAGTGKTYLAVASAVDAFERDLVERIILTRPAVEAGERLGFLPGDLTQKIDPYLRPLYDALYDLMGADRVSKLYEKRAIEIAPLAFMRGRTLNHAFIILDEAQNTTPEQMKMFLTRIGIGAKAVVTGDITQIDLPKGHKSGLNEAISILKGVRGLAFTHFKKEDVVRHPLVARIVEAYESKQTT, encoded by the coding sequence ATGCTGGCCAACCTGTGCGGCCCGCTCGACGAGAATATCCGCCAGATCGAAACAGCGTTCGATGTTGTCATTCGCCGTCGCAACGAACGCTTTTCGGTTTTCGGCGAAAAATCCCGGTTGACCGTGGAAGCCTTGCAGCACTTCTACGGCATGGCGCGCGAAGCGCTGACCGTCGATGAAATCCAGCTCGGCCTGATCGAACTGCTCAACGCCCCGGTGCGCCGCATTTCACGCAAGGCCGAAGGCCCGGTCGACGGCCCGCAACTGATCACCCGCAAGACCGAACTGCATGGCCGCACGCCGCGCCAGGTCGAGTACCTCAAGAACATCCAGGAACACGACATTACTTTCGGCATCGGCCCGGCCGGCACCGGCAAGACCTATCTCGCCGTTGCCTCGGCCGTCGATGCCTTCGAGCGCGATCTGGTCGAACGCATCATCCTGACCCGCCCGGCCGTCGAAGCCGGCGAGCGCCTCGGCTTCCTGCCCGGCGACCTGACGCAGAAGATCGACCCGTATCTGCGCCCGCTCTACGACGCGCTCTACGACCTCATGGGCGCCGACCGCGTCAGCAAGCTCTACGAAAAGCGCGCCATCGAGATCGCGCCGCTCGCCTTCATGCGCGGCCGCACGCTCAACCACGCCTTCATCATTCTCGACGAGGCGCAGAACACGACGCCCGAGCAGATGAAGATGTTCCTGACCCGCATCGGCATCGGCGCCAAGGCCGTGGTGACCGGCGACATCACCCAGATCGACCTGCCCAAGGGCCACAAGAGCGGCCTCAACGAAGCCATCAGCATCCTCAAGGGCGTGCGCGGCCTGGCTTTTACCCATTTCAAGAAGGAAGACGTGGTGCGCCACCCGCTGGTCGCCCGCATCGTCGAAGCCTATGAGTCCAAGCAAACGACTTAA